A genomic region of Stenotrophomonas sp. NA06056 contains the following coding sequences:
- a CDS encoding class I SAM-dependent methyltransferase encodes MDLAALKDELARFGTHNDANETERGRRMLNITADTGELLSVLVRFGNARRVLEIGTSNGYSTLWLAESAAAIDGHVTTLEFAADKVAMARATFARSGLGECIELVHGDAGQWLAQAVDGCIDLLFLDSDRGQYAGWWPQLRRVLRPGGLLVVDNATSHASEMEPLRALLAAEAGFTTSLVPVGNGELLAVRNA; translated from the coding sequence ATGGACCTGGCTGCACTGAAAGATGAACTGGCCCGCTTCGGCACCCACAACGACGCGAACGAAACCGAGCGCGGCCGGCGCATGCTCAACATCACCGCCGACACCGGGGAACTGCTGTCGGTGCTGGTGCGTTTCGGCAACGCGCGGCGCGTGCTGGAGATCGGCACGTCCAATGGCTACTCCACGCTGTGGCTGGCCGAGTCCGCTGCTGCCATCGACGGCCACGTAACCACGCTGGAGTTCGCCGCCGACAAGGTGGCGATGGCCCGCGCGACGTTCGCCCGCAGTGGGTTGGGGGAGTGCATCGAGCTGGTTCACGGTGATGCCGGGCAGTGGCTGGCGCAGGCAGTGGATGGCTGTATCGACCTGCTGTTCCTGGATTCGGATCGCGGGCAGTACGCAGGCTGGTGGCCGCAGCTGCGTCGGGTGCTGCGTCCCGGGGGCTTGCTGGTGGTCGACAACGCCACCTCGCATGCCAGTGAGATGGAGCCGCTGCGCGCCCTGTTGGCCGCCGAGGCTGGGTTCACCACCAGTCTGGTGCCGGTGGGCAATGGCGAGCTGCTGGCGGTGCGCAACGCCTGA
- the oleD gene encoding 2-alkyl-3-oxoalkanoate reductase, with amino-acid sequence MKILVTGGGGFLGQALCRGLIERGHQVLAFNRSHYPELQALGVGQIRGDLADPQAVLHAVAGVDAVFHNGAKAGAWGSYDSYHQANVVGTDNVIAACRAHGIGKLVYTSTPSVTHRATHPVEGLGADEVPYGEDFQAPYAATKAIAEQRVLAANDETLATVALRPRLIWGPGDQQLVPRLADRARAGRLRLVGDGNNKVDTTYIDNAALAHFLAFEALAPGAACAGKAYFISNGEPLPMRELVNKLLQAVGAPTVDKAISFRTAYRIGAICERLWPLLRLRGEPPLTRFLAEQLCTPHWYSMEPARRDFGYVPQVSIEEGLRRLKAAS; translated from the coding sequence ATGAAGATCCTGGTCACTGGTGGTGGTGGTTTCCTTGGCCAGGCGCTGTGCCGTGGGCTGATCGAACGTGGTCACCAGGTGCTGGCGTTCAACCGCAGCCATTACCCGGAGCTGCAGGCGCTGGGCGTGGGCCAGATCCGTGGCGACCTGGCCGACCCGCAGGCGGTGCTGCATGCGGTGGCCGGCGTCGATGCGGTGTTCCACAACGGCGCCAAGGCCGGTGCCTGGGGCAGCTACGACAGCTACCACCAGGCCAACGTGGTCGGCACCGACAACGTCATCGCGGCCTGCCGCGCCCATGGCATCGGCAAGCTGGTCTACACCTCCACGCCCAGCGTGACCCATCGCGCCACCCACCCGGTGGAAGGGCTGGGTGCGGACGAGGTGCCGTATGGCGAGGACTTCCAGGCGCCGTATGCGGCGACCAAGGCCATTGCCGAACAACGCGTGCTGGCCGCCAACGACGAGACCCTGGCGACGGTGGCGTTGCGCCCGCGGCTGATCTGGGGCCCGGGCGACCAGCAGCTGGTGCCGCGCCTGGCTGATCGTGCACGTGCCGGCCGCCTGCGCCTGGTGGGCGATGGCAACAACAAGGTCGACACCACCTACATCGACAACGCCGCGCTGGCGCACTTCCTCGCCTTCGAGGCGCTGGCACCGGGCGCAGCCTGCGCCGGCAAGGCGTACTTCATCTCCAATGGCGAGCCGCTGCCGATGCGCGAGCTGGTCAACAAGCTGCTGCAGGCAGTGGGTGCGCCCACCGTGGACAAGGCGATCAGCTTCAGGACGGCGTATCGCATCGGTGCGATCTGCGAGCGGCTGTGGCCGCTGCTGCGCCTGCGTGGCGAGCCGCCGCTGACGCGTTTCCTGGCCGAGCAGCTGTGCACGCCGCATTGGTACAGCATGGAGCCAGCACGTCGTGATTTCGGCTACGTGCCGCAGGTCAGCATCGAAGAAGGGCTGCGACGGCTGAAGGCGGCATCATGA
- a CDS encoding DUF1328 domain-containing protein — protein MLHYAVIFFVIAIIAAVLGFSGIAGAASNIAWILFVVFLVLAVISMFRKRT, from the coding sequence ATGCTGCATTACGCCGTCATTTTCTTTGTCATCGCCATCATCGCCGCCGTGCTCGGCTTTTCCGGTATTGCCGGTGCCGCCAGCAACATCGCCTGGATCCTGTTCGTGGTGTTCCTGGTTCTGGCTGTGATCTCGATGTTCCGCAAGCGCACATGA
- a CDS encoding SCP2 sterol-binding domain-containing protein, with product MALSLLKSLKPVAGRALQIALNRALALDPDTRHALASLDGRHIDLTLDAPPLAMRISVDGNQLRVGPVDPQEADLAVRSSLAGVLAQLPLLARARQGADNGKGRVRVAGDAELARRLQQLAKGFDPDWQQPFVSVFGDVLGVQVANTLRSALQHARQGAIDLAHSAAEFITEESRDVVPRAELDAFHDDVDVLRDDVERLGARVQRLRGAA from the coding sequence ATGGCTCTTTCCCTGCTCAAGTCCCTCAAGCCGGTCGCTGGCCGCGCACTGCAGATCGCCCTGAACCGCGCGCTGGCGCTGGATCCGGATACCCGCCATGCACTGGCCAGCCTCGACGGTCGTCATATCGACCTGACCCTGGACGCGCCGCCCCTGGCGATGCGCATCAGCGTCGACGGCAACCAGTTGCGGGTTGGCCCAGTGGATCCGCAGGAAGCCGACCTGGCCGTGCGCAGCAGCCTGGCCGGTGTGCTGGCCCAGCTGCCGCTGCTGGCGCGTGCCCGCCAAGGCGCTGACAACGGCAAGGGCCGCGTACGCGTGGCCGGCGATGCCGAACTGGCGCGCCGCCTGCAGCAGCTGGCCAAGGGCTTCGATCCGGACTGGCAGCAGCCGTTCGTCAGCGTGTTCGGAGACGTGCTGGGCGTGCAGGTGGCCAACACCCTGCGCAGCGCCCTGCAGCATGCGCGCCAGGGCGCGATCGATCTGGCCCACAGCGCCGCTGAATTCATCACCGAGGAATCGCGCGACGTGGTGCCACGTGCCGAACTGGATGCATTCCACGACGACGTGGACGTGCTGCGCGATGATGTCGAGCGCCTTGGCGCACGCGTGCAGCGCCTGCGGGGTGCCGCATGA
- the ubiB gene encoding ubiquinone biosynthesis regulatory protein kinase UbiB: MKALLRASRIGRVILRYRLDDLLQGTPAERWLRLAKPFVPRASADIAAQSRGARLRLALQDLGPIFVKFGQILSTRRDLVPPDVANELTLLQDRVKPFDGDAARRIVEEALGLPVSEAFASFDTEPLASASIAQVHAATLADGRQVVVKVLRPGIEKQIDADIALLNSLAALVERTHPRADKIRPREVVAEVENTLAAELDLQREGANASVLRRFWENSDDLYVPEVIWSHTAERALTLERVWGIPSDDIAALDKAGIDRKALAAKGVRVFYTQVFRDNFFHADAHAGNIWVDIDPARRDNPRFIALDFGIMGQLSQEDQYYLAENFMAIFNRDYRRIAELHVQARWMPDNVRIDDLEAAVRSVCEPYFTRPLSQISLAEVLMKLFRVAQRYQLTLQPQLILLQKTLLNIEGVGRQLDPQIDIWAVAKPVLAKILRERYSPRRVVREIGKRLPEIMTHAPDMPRLVHAWLTQQVEGRHELAMRSRDLVALDASLQRLQKRAVGAITGVGLLAIAALMYVLQPPGWYWGDVPAWSWLSGAVGVFALARAWWR, from the coding sequence ATGAAGGCGCTGCTGCGGGCCAGCCGCATCGGCCGGGTGATCCTGCGTTACCGCCTCGACGACCTGCTGCAGGGCACGCCTGCCGAGCGCTGGCTGCGCCTGGCCAAGCCGTTCGTACCGCGCGCTTCAGCCGATATCGCCGCACAGTCGCGCGGCGCGCGCCTGCGCCTGGCGCTGCAGGACCTGGGGCCGATCTTCGTCAAGTTCGGGCAGATCCTGTCGACCCGCCGCGACCTGGTGCCGCCGGATGTGGCCAATGAGCTGACCCTGCTGCAGGACCGGGTCAAGCCCTTCGACGGCGATGCGGCGCGTCGCATCGTCGAAGAAGCACTCGGCCTGCCGGTCAGCGAAGCCTTCGCCAGTTTCGATACCGAACCGCTGGCCTCGGCGTCGATCGCGCAGGTGCACGCGGCCACGCTGGCCGACGGCCGCCAGGTGGTGGTCAAGGTGCTGCGCCCGGGCATCGAGAAGCAGATCGACGCCGACATCGCCCTGCTCAACTCATTGGCAGCGCTGGTCGAGCGCACCCATCCGCGCGCCGACAAGATCCGCCCGCGCGAAGTGGTGGCCGAGGTCGAGAACACCCTGGCCGCTGAGCTGGACCTGCAGCGCGAAGGCGCCAATGCCAGCGTGCTGCGCCGCTTCTGGGAGAACTCCGACGACCTGTATGTGCCGGAAGTGATCTGGAGCCATACCGCCGAGCGTGCACTGACGCTTGAGCGCGTGTGGGGCATTCCCTCCGATGACATCGCGGCGCTGGACAAGGCGGGCATCGACCGCAAGGCGCTGGCCGCCAAGGGGGTGCGGGTGTTCTACACCCAGGTGTTCCGCGACAATTTCTTCCATGCCGACGCACACGCCGGCAACATCTGGGTCGACATCGATCCGGCACGCCGCGACAACCCGCGCTTCATCGCGCTGGACTTCGGCATCATGGGCCAGCTTTCGCAGGAAGATCAGTACTACCTGGCCGAGAATTTCATGGCCATCTTCAACCGCGACTACCGCCGCATCGCCGAACTGCACGTGCAGGCGCGCTGGATGCCTGACAACGTGCGCATCGATGATCTTGAAGCAGCGGTGCGCTCGGTCTGCGAGCCGTACTTCACCCGTCCGCTGTCGCAGATTTCGCTGGCCGAAGTGCTGATGAAGCTGTTCCGCGTGGCCCAACGCTACCAGCTGACCTTGCAGCCGCAGTTGATCCTGCTGCAGAAGACCCTGCTCAACATCGAAGGTGTCGGTCGCCAGCTCGATCCGCAGATCGATATCTGGGCCGTGGCCAAGCCGGTGCTGGCGAAAATCCTGCGCGAGCGCTACAGCCCGCGCAGGGTGGTACGCGAGATCGGCAAGCGCCTGCCGGAAATCATGACCCACGCGCCGGACATGCCGCGCCTGGTGCACGCCTGGCTGACCCAGCAGGTGGAAGGCCGCCACGAACTGGCGATGCGTTCGCGCGACCTGGTCGCCCTCGATGCCAGCCTGCAGCGGCTGCAGAAGCGCGCGGTCGGGGCGATCACCGGCGTCGGCCTGCTGGCGATTGCCGCATTGATGTACGTGCTGCAGCCGCCGGGTTGGTACTGGGGCGATGTGCCGGCGTGGAGCTGGCTCTCCGGTGCGGTTGGCGTGTTCGCGCTGGCGCGCGCGTGGTGGCGATGA
- the ddlA gene encoding D-alanine--D-alanine ligase: MARTRVGIIFGGRSSEHEVSLQSAKNILDALDRERFEPVLIGIDKQGQWHLSQPDTFLLNADDPARIALHASGTALAVLPGTEQAQLQPTDAGSALGQIDVVLPIMHGPLGEDGALQGLLRMANLPFVGSPVLGSAVAMDKDVTKRLLRDAGLQVAPWVCIRRHEADTVDVTALIAALGLPLFVKPANQGSSVGVSKVKDAGGFAEAMALALRYDHKVLVESAVVGREIECAVLGNERPQASICGEVVLHDEFYAYDTKYINEEGAEVVVPAAIDAATQARIQQIALQAYQALECAGMARVDVFLTADGEIVINEVNTLPGFTRISMYPKLWGASGVGYTALITRLIELALARHEADRRLHSAVR, encoded by the coding sequence ATGGCACGGACCCGGGTTGGCATCATCTTCGGTGGCAGGTCTTCCGAACACGAGGTTTCACTGCAGTCGGCGAAGAACATTCTCGATGCGCTGGATCGGGAGCGCTTCGAACCGGTGCTGATCGGCATCGACAAGCAGGGCCAGTGGCACCTGAGCCAACCGGATACCTTCCTGCTCAATGCGGACGATCCGGCACGTATCGCCCTGCATGCTTCCGGTACCGCGCTGGCGGTGCTGCCCGGTACCGAGCAGGCGCAGCTGCAGCCGACCGATGCGGGCAGCGCGCTGGGCCAGATCGATGTGGTGCTGCCGATCATGCACGGTCCACTGGGTGAGGACGGGGCGCTGCAGGGGCTGCTGCGCATGGCCAACCTGCCCTTCGTCGGCTCGCCCGTGCTGGGCTCGGCGGTAGCCATGGACAAGGATGTGACCAAACGCCTGCTGCGTGATGCGGGCCTGCAGGTGGCGCCGTGGGTGTGCATCCGTCGCCATGAAGCCGATACGGTCGATGTCACAGCGCTGATCGCTGCACTTGGCCTGCCGCTGTTCGTGAAGCCGGCCAACCAGGGTTCGTCGGTGGGTGTGAGCAAGGTAAAGGATGCAGGTGGTTTCGCCGAGGCAATGGCATTGGCGCTGCGCTACGACCACAAGGTACTGGTGGAATCGGCCGTGGTCGGCCGCGAGATCGAGTGTGCGGTGCTTGGCAACGAGCGGCCGCAGGCCAGCATCTGTGGCGAGGTCGTACTGCACGACGAGTTCTACGCCTACGACACCAAGTACATCAATGAAGAGGGTGCTGAAGTGGTGGTGCCGGCGGCAATCGATGCGGCAACCCAGGCGCGCATCCAGCAGATTGCATTGCAGGCCTATCAGGCACTGGAGTGCGCCGGGATGGCGCGGGTCGACGTGTTCCTCACCGCAGACGGCGAGATCGTCATCAACGAGGTCAACACACTGCCGGGCTTCACCCGCATCAGCATGTATCCGAAGTTGTGGGGGGCCAGTGGCGTGGGCTACACCGCATTGATCACGCGGTTGATCGAACTGGCGTTGGCGCGCCACGAAGCTGATCGCCGATTGCACAGCGCCGTGCGGTAA
- a CDS encoding acetyltransferase: protein MWWSELEAMARELASLQPQLDPRADISPQATLRGAVHVGAGSRICNGAHIQGPVSIGRDCLIGNHALLRGPLHIGEGTRIGFCSELKNTVVGQRVSIGPQCFIGDSRIDDDAYLGALVRTSNHRLDGTSIAVHVDDQIIDSQRDKLGAWIGAGAALGVGVIILPGRIVAPGSQFGPRIVVERNLPSGRYRLLQHLQSQPLE, encoded by the coding sequence ATGTGGTGGAGTGAACTGGAAGCGATGGCTCGCGAACTGGCATCACTGCAACCCCAGCTCGACCCACGCGCGGACATATCGCCACAGGCGACGCTGCGCGGCGCCGTCCATGTCGGCGCCGGCAGCCGCATCTGCAATGGCGCCCACATCCAGGGGCCGGTGTCGATCGGACGCGACTGCCTGATCGGCAACCATGCGCTGCTGCGTGGTCCGCTGCACATCGGTGAAGGCACCCGCATCGGCTTCTGCAGCGAGCTGAAGAACACCGTGGTCGGCCAGCGGGTCAGCATCGGTCCGCAGTGCTTCATCGGTGACAGCCGCATCGACGACGATGCCTATCTTGGCGCCCTTGTACGCACCAGCAACCACCGTCTCGACGGCACCTCGATCGCCGTGCATGTCGATGACCAGATCATCGACAGCCAGCGCGACAAGCTGGGCGCCTGGATCGGTGCAGGCGCAGCGCTGGGCGTCGGCGTGATCATCCTGCCCGGCCGCATCGTCGCACCGGGCAGCCAGTTCGGCCCACGGATCGTCGTGGAACGAAACCTGCCATCAGGCCGCTATCGCCTGCTGCAACACCTGCAATCCCAACCCCTGGAGTAA
- a CDS encoding glycosyltransferase family 2 protein has protein sequence MKTLLFVAMCAFIVVRLLVHATRRPSGQLRSIDAIVPAYNEAPCLQRSLTDLLHNPYIARVICVNDGSTDTTAQVLDALQLEWPGRLLAVHQANTGKGGALMHGLQHVTTAQVFLTDADTRVDPRSAGLGHLLAEIERGADAVGGVPSSCLQGAGFLPHVRASLKLPMIVIKRSFQQWLGGAPFIVSGSCGLFRTSVLRKVGFSDRTRVEDLDMSWSLVAQGYRVRQSIRCVVYPQECSTLVEEWRRWRRWIVGYAVCMRLHRRLLLTRFGLFSILPMILLALLGIAAGLQVGFGAATVHGPAGLVVAVVPLVWIGIVMTLGLVSAVHHRRAWLVPAAAFSVLYVLLAYAVWLIHGLKGLFTGREPARDKPTRYPHVVE, from the coding sequence ATGAAGACCCTGCTGTTCGTGGCGATGTGTGCCTTCATCGTCGTGCGTCTGCTGGTCCACGCAACGCGCAGGCCCAGCGGGCAGCTGCGCAGCATCGATGCGATCGTGCCGGCCTACAACGAAGCACCCTGCCTGCAACGCTCGCTCACCGATCTACTGCACAACCCATACATCGCGCGGGTGATCTGCGTGAACGATGGCTCCACCGATACCACTGCGCAGGTGCTGGACGCGCTGCAACTGGAGTGGCCGGGTCGTCTGCTCGCCGTGCACCAGGCCAACACCGGCAAGGGCGGGGCACTGATGCATGGGCTGCAGCATGTGACCACCGCCCAGGTGTTCCTGACCGATGCTGACACCCGCGTCGATCCGCGCAGTGCCGGCCTGGGCCACCTGCTGGCGGAAATCGAACGCGGTGCCGATGCGGTGGGGGGTGTGCCATCGTCATGCCTGCAGGGCGCCGGCTTTCTTCCGCACGTGCGGGCCAGCCTGAAGCTGCCGATGATCGTCATCAAGCGCAGCTTCCAGCAGTGGCTGGGCGGAGCACCGTTCATCGTCTCCGGCTCCTGCGGGCTGTTCCGCACCAGCGTGCTGCGCAAGGTGGGGTTTTCCGACCGTACCCGGGTCGAAGATCTGGACATGTCCTGGTCGCTGGTGGCCCAGGGCTATCGTGTACGGCAGAGCATCCGCTGCGTGGTCTATCCGCAGGAATGCAGCACGTTGGTGGAGGAATGGCGACGCTGGCGGCGCTGGATCGTCGGCTACGCGGTGTGCATGCGCCTGCATCGGCGGTTGCTGCTGACCCGCTTCGGCCTCTTCAGCATCCTGCCGATGATCCTGCTGGCGCTGCTGGGCATCGCCGCTGGGCTGCAGGTGGGATTCGGCGCCGCTACGGTGCATGGCCCTGCTGGCCTGGTGGTGGCGGTGGTGCCGCTGGTCTGGATCGGCATCGTGATGACGCTGGGCCTGGTCAGTGCCGTGCACCACCGGCGTGCATGGCTGGTGCCAGCGGCAGCGTTCTCCGTTCTGTATGTGCTGCTGGCCTATGCGGTCTGGCTGATCCATGGACTGAAGGGGCTGTTCACCGGCCGCGAGCCTGCACGCGACAAGCCGACGAGGTATCCGCATGTGGTGGAGTGA
- the oleC gene encoding olefin beta-lactone synthetase has translation MNRSCNIAARLPELARERPDQIAIRCPGRRGAGNGMAAYDVTLDYRQLDARSDAMAAGLAGYGIGRGVRTVVMVRPSPEFFLLMFALFKLGAVPVLVDPGIDKRALKQCLDEAQPQAFIGIPLAHVARLALRWAPSATRLVTVGRRLGWGGTTLAALERAGANRGAMLADTDGEDTAAILFTSGSTGVPKGVVYRHRHFVGQIQLLGSAFGMEAGGVDLPTFPPFALFDPALGLTSVIPDMDPTRPAQADPGRLHDAIQRFGVTQLFGSPALMRVLAKHGRPLPTVTRVTSAGAPVPPDVVATIRSLLPADAQFWTPYGATECLPVAVVEGRELERTRAATEGGAGTCVGSVVAPNEVRIIAIDDAPLPDWSQVRVLAVGEVGEITVAGPTATDSYFNRPQATAAAKISETLDDGSVRIVHRMGDVGYFDAQGRLWFCGRKTHRVETAHGPLYTEQVEPVFNTVPGVARTALVGVGAAGAQVPVLCVELQRGQSDSPALREALHATAAARLPELKLQHVLMHPSFPVDIRHNAKIGREKLAVWARAELEKRA, from the coding sequence ATGAACCGATCCTGCAATATTGCGGCCCGATTGCCTGAACTGGCGCGTGAACGCCCCGACCAGATTGCCATCCGCTGCCCTGGCCGTCGTGGCGCCGGCAACGGCATGGCCGCCTACGACGTCACCCTGGACTACCGCCAACTGGACGCCCGCAGCGACGCCATGGCGGCCGGCCTGGCCGGTTACGGCATCGGACGTGGGGTGCGCACGGTGGTGATGGTGCGGCCGTCGCCGGAGTTCTTCCTGCTGATGTTCGCCCTGTTCAAGCTGGGCGCGGTGCCGGTGCTGGTCGATCCGGGCATCGACAAGCGCGCGCTGAAGCAGTGCCTGGACGAGGCGCAGCCGCAGGCCTTCATCGGCATCCCGTTGGCCCACGTGGCGCGGCTCGCGCTGCGGTGGGCGCCTTCGGCGACCCGTCTGGTCACCGTCGGCCGTCGCCTGGGCTGGGGCGGTACCACCCTGGCCGCGCTGGAGCGTGCTGGCGCCAACCGTGGTGCGATGCTGGCCGACACCGATGGCGAGGACACCGCGGCGATCCTGTTCACCAGCGGCTCCACCGGCGTGCCCAAGGGCGTGGTCTACCGCCATCGCCACTTCGTCGGCCAGATCCAGCTGCTGGGCAGCGCCTTCGGCATGGAGGCGGGCGGGGTGGACCTGCCGACCTTCCCGCCCTTCGCGTTGTTCGATCCCGCGCTGGGCCTGACCTCGGTGATTCCGGACATGGACCCGACCCGGCCGGCCCAGGCCGACCCGGGGCGCCTGCATGACGCCATCCAGCGTTTCGGCGTGACCCAGCTGTTCGGCTCGCCTGCGCTGATGCGGGTGCTGGCCAAGCATGGTCGACCGCTGCCGACGGTGACCCGGGTGACCTCGGCCGGTGCGCCGGTGCCGCCGGACGTGGTCGCCACCATCCGCAGCCTGCTGCCGGCCGACGCGCAGTTCTGGACCCCATATGGCGCCACCGAGTGCCTGCCGGTGGCAGTGGTCGAGGGGCGCGAGCTGGAGCGTACGCGCGCGGCCACCGAGGGCGGTGCCGGCACCTGCGTCGGCAGCGTGGTCGCACCGAACGAGGTACGCATCATCGCCATCGACGACGCGCCGTTGCCGGACTGGTCACAGGTGCGGGTGCTTGCGGTGGGCGAGGTCGGCGAGATCACCGTGGCCGGGCCGACCGCCACCGACAGCTACTTCAACCGCCCGCAGGCGACGGCGGCGGCGAAGATCAGCGAAACCCTGGACGATGGCAGTGTCCGTATCGTGCACCGCATGGGCGATGTCGGTTACTTCGATGCGCAGGGGCGGCTGTGGTTCTGTGGCCGCAAGACCCATCGCGTCGAAACCGCGCACGGACCGCTGTACACCGAACAGGTCGAGCCGGTGTTCAACACCGTGCCCGGGGTGGCACGCACGGCGTTGGTCGGCGTCGGCGCAGCCGGTGCGCAGGTGCCGGTGCTGTGCGTGGAGCTGCAGCGTGGCCAGTCCGACAGCCCTGCCTTGCGCGAGGCGCTGCATGCCACGGCCGCCGCGCGACTGCCCGAGCTGAAGCTGCAACACGTGCTGATGCATCCGTCGTTCCCCGTCGATATCCGTCACAACGCCAAGATCGGCCGCGAGAAGCTCGCCGTCTGGGCACGCGCCGAACTGGAGAAGCGCGCATGA
- a CDS encoding YaiO family outer membrane beta-barrel protein yields the protein MRFINRGALSCALLLAAASAHAGVDRVSLQLDHTDYNEGFGKRDVQTVEVAGRTDASRWHLGLAHGERDYGTSRYSGNRVQGSLHHDWSATIATRTALVASNDDPVFVNRQINQDILWKVGGQTVLSLGGKYAEYHGSGYVSGWSVGASHYFPRLTASLKHERHRQSNGPDGHGSTVSLRLKDSQGHGSTQLWLGSGTSGYTAEYDPLLLREHDAKRVFLRRSQPLGEHLVLDVGLGKTWHKTRLDRFQSVHSQVGLGYRW from the coding sequence ATGCGATTCATCAATCGTGGTGCACTGTCGTGCGCCCTGCTGCTGGCTGCGGCCAGCGCCCATGCCGGTGTCGACCGTGTTTCCCTGCAACTGGACCACACCGACTACAACGAAGGCTTCGGCAAGCGCGACGTGCAGACCGTGGAAGTTGCAGGTCGTACCGACGCCAGTCGCTGGCACCTGGGCCTGGCCCACGGCGAGCGCGACTACGGTACCTCGCGCTACAGCGGGAACCGCGTGCAGGGTTCGCTGCACCACGACTGGTCAGCCACGATCGCAACGCGAACCGCGCTGGTTGCTTCCAACGACGATCCGGTCTTCGTCAACCGCCAGATCAACCAGGACATTCTGTGGAAAGTGGGCGGGCAGACGGTGTTGAGCCTGGGTGGCAAGTACGCCGAGTACCACGGCAGCGGCTACGTCAGCGGCTGGTCGGTCGGTGCTTCCCATTACTTCCCGCGGCTGACGGCATCGCTCAAGCATGAGCGCCACCGCCAGTCCAACGGTCCCGATGGCCACGGCAGCACCGTATCGCTTCGCCTGAAGGACAGCCAGGGCCACGGCTCTACCCAACTGTGGCTGGGCAGTGGCACGTCGGGTTACACCGCCGAGTACGACCCGCTGCTGCTGCGCGAGCATGATGCCAAACGCGTGTTCCTGCGCCGCAGCCAGCCGCTGGGCGAGCATCTGGTACTCGACGTCGGGCTGGGCAAGACCTGGCACAAGACGCGCCTGGATCGTTTCCAGAGCGTGCATTCGCAGGTGGGCCTGGGCTACCGCTGGTAG
- a CDS encoding PIG-L deacetylase family protein, whose product MAHDILAIGAHPDDIELGCGGSLAKLAFAGARIHALVLSRGGRGCHDGADRSDESHRALRQLGARQVLQHDFPDTCFPSCRNAIISALEQACEAIQPRRVYMMCGEDHHQDHRTVHEASIVACRSVPQILCYESPSTLPQFAPQVFEDISVQLELKIRALREHASQGGRHYMQESHLRCHAQFRGQQVGIGPSEGFLPHRLVL is encoded by the coding sequence ATGGCCCACGACATCCTGGCAATCGGCGCCCACCCTGATGACATCGAACTGGGCTGTGGCGGCAGCTTGGCCAAACTCGCCTTCGCCGGCGCCCGCATCCACGCCCTGGTACTCAGCCGCGGTGGCCGCGGCTGCCACGATGGCGCTGATCGCAGCGACGAATCGCATCGCGCGCTGCGGCAACTCGGCGCCCGGCAGGTGCTGCAGCATGATTTCCCGGACACCTGTTTTCCGTCCTGCCGCAACGCCATCATCAGCGCGCTGGAACAGGCGTGCGAAGCCATCCAACCGCGACGCGTCTACATGATGTGCGGCGAAGACCATCACCAGGATCATCGCACCGTCCATGAAGCCTCGATCGTCGCCTGTCGCAGCGTTCCGCAGATCCTGTGCTACGAAAGCCCAAGCACGCTGCCGCAGTTCGCACCGCAGGTGTTTGAAGACATCAGCGTGCAGTTGGAACTGAAGATCCGCGCACTACGCGAGCACGCCAGCCAGGGCGGTCGCCATTACATGCAGGAAAGCCATCTGCGCTGCCATGCCCAGTTCCGCGGCCAGCAGGTGGGCATCGGTCCCAGCGAGGGTTTCCTGCCTCATCGGCTGGTGCTGTGA